A genomic region of Mycobacterium senriense contains the following coding sequences:
- a CDS encoding M24 family metallopeptidase translates to MTHSQRRDRLRARLAASGLDALLVTDLVNVRYLSGFTGSNGALLVFADDRGPVLATDGRYRTQAAEEAPDLEVAIERALGRHLAAHAAEAGAQKLGFESNVVTVDGFDALTRELDARKAATELVKAAGTVEALREVKDAGEVALLRLACEAADAALTDLVARGGLRPGRTEREVSRELEALMLDHGADAISFETIVAAGPNSAIPHHRPTDAVLAGGDFVKIDFGALVGGYHSDMTRTFVLGKAADWQLEIYQLVADSQRAGREALHAGADLREVDAAARRVIADAGYGEQFSHSLGHGVGLEIHEAPGIGATSTGTLLAESVVTVEPGVYLPGRGGVRIEDTLVVPDETLGRPPELLTKFPKELTVLA, encoded by the coding sequence GTGACACATTCACAGCGTCGAGACAGGCTCAGAGCGCGACTTGCGGCCAGCGGATTGGATGCGCTGCTGGTCACGGACTTGGTGAACGTCCGTTACCTCTCCGGTTTTACCGGGTCCAACGGCGCGTTGCTGGTGTTCGCCGACGATCGCGGCCCCGTGCTGGCCACCGATGGGCGGTACCGGACCCAGGCCGCCGAGGAGGCGCCGGACCTCGAGGTCGCCATCGAGCGGGCGCTGGGACGGCACCTGGCCGCGCACGCCGCGGAGGCCGGCGCGCAGAAGCTGGGCTTCGAAAGCAACGTGGTGACCGTCGACGGATTCGACGCGCTGACCCGCGAGCTGGACGCCCGCAAGGCGGCCACCGAGCTGGTCAAGGCCGCCGGAACCGTCGAGGCGTTGCGTGAGGTCAAGGACGCCGGCGAGGTCGCACTGCTGCGGCTGGCGTGTGAGGCGGCCGACGCGGCGCTGACCGATCTGGTGGCGCGGGGTGGCCTGCGGCCCGGCCGGACCGAACGCGAGGTCAGCCGCGAGCTGGAGGCCCTGATGCTCGACCACGGCGCCGACGCGATCTCGTTCGAGACGATCGTTGCCGCGGGCCCGAATTCGGCGATCCCGCATCACCGCCCCACCGACGCGGTGTTGGCCGGCGGCGATTTCGTGAAGATCGACTTCGGTGCGCTGGTCGGCGGCTACCACTCCGACATGACCCGCACCTTCGTGCTCGGCAAGGCCGCCGACTGGCAGCTGGAGATCTACCAATTGGTCGCCGACTCGCAGCGGGCCGGCCGCGAGGCGCTGCACGCGGGCGCCGACCTGCGCGAGGTGGACGCCGCGGCCCGCCGGGTGATCGCCGACGCGGGCTATGGCGAGCAGTTCAGCCACAGCCTGGGCCACGGCGTGGGCCTGGAGATCCACGAAGCGCCGGGCATCGGCGCCACGTCCACCGGCACGTTGCTGGCCGAATCCGTGGTGACGGTGGAACCTGGGGTCTACCTGCCCGGCCGCGGCGGGGTGCGCATCGAGGACACGCTGGTGGTGCCGGACGAAACCCTCGGCAGGCCACCGGAATTGCTGACCAAGTTCCCCAAGGAGCTCACCGTTTTGGCGTAG
- a CDS encoding B-4DMT family transporter: MSNWMLRGLVYAAAMVVVRLFQGALINAWQTQATLFSVVLLLLFIIAVIIWGIRDGRADATANPDPDRRGDLAMTWLLAGLVAGVLSGAVTWLIATFYSGLYTGGLLNELTTFAAFTALCVFLPGIIGVTIGRWRVDRNPPARRPGTDDERADTDVFSAARGDDAPTGEIPTQTTGAHAEPRTAAVATAEREAPTDSAATTESPTETIAKPEDDPKTEVIRTGDEHTKPGAEHDKG, translated from the coding sequence ATGAGTAACTGGATGCTGCGCGGATTGGTCTACGCCGCGGCGATGGTCGTGGTCAGATTGTTCCAGGGCGCGCTGATCAACGCGTGGCAGACGCAGGCGACGCTGTTCAGCGTGGTGCTGCTACTTCTGTTCATCATTGCCGTGATCATCTGGGGGATTCGCGACGGCCGGGCCGACGCCACCGCCAACCCCGATCCGGATCGCCGCGGCGACCTGGCGATGACCTGGCTGCTGGCCGGTCTGGTGGCCGGTGTACTCAGTGGGGCGGTCACCTGGCTGATCGCGACCTTTTACAGCGGCCTGTACACCGGCGGACTGCTCAACGAGCTGACGACGTTTGCGGCGTTCACCGCGCTGTGCGTCTTCCTGCCCGGAATCATCGGCGTGACCATCGGGCGCTGGCGGGTGGACCGCAATCCCCCGGCGCGCCGGCCGGGCACCGACGACGAGCGGGCCGACACCGACGTGTTTTCCGCGGCGCGCGGCGACGACGCCCCCACCGGCGAGATCCCGACGCAGACCACCGGCGCCCACGCCGAGCCGCGGACGGCGGCGGTCGCCACGGCCGAGCGCGAGGCGCCAACCGACTCGGCGGCCACCACCGAATCACCGACCGAAACGATCGCCAAGCCCGAGGACGACCCGAAGACCGAAGTGATCCGCACCGGCGACGAGCACACCAAGCCGGGCGCCGAACACGACAAGGGCTAG
- the aroQ gene encoding type II 3-dehydroquinate dehydratase: protein MTTVVNVINGPNLGRLGRREPDVYGDTTHDQLAALIEREADTLGLKAVVLQSDSEAELLDWIHSAADAGEPVILNAGGLTHTSVALRDACAELSAPLIEVHISNVHAREEFRRHSYLSPVATGVIVGLGVQGYLLALRYLAGEPGANS from the coding sequence ATGACCACCGTCGTGAACGTCATCAACGGCCCGAACCTGGGCCGGTTGGGCCGGCGCGAGCCGGACGTGTACGGCGACACGACGCATGATCAGCTGGCGGCGCTGATCGAGCGGGAAGCCGACACGCTAGGTCTCAAAGCCGTTGTGCTGCAAAGCGATAGCGAAGCCGAACTGCTGGACTGGATTCATTCTGCCGCCGACGCGGGCGAGCCGGTGATCCTCAACGCCGGCGGGCTCACCCACACGTCGGTGGCGCTGAGGGACGCGTGCGCGGAGTTGAGCGCGCCCCTGATCGAGGTGCACATCTCCAATGTCCATGCGCGCGAAGAGTTCCGGCGACACTCCTACCTCAGCCCGGTCGCGACCGGAGTGATCGTCGGGCTGGGGGTGCAGGGCTATCTGCTCGCCCTGCGCTATCTGGCCGGGGAGCCCGGCGCCAACAGCTAG
- the aroB gene encoding 3-dehydroquinate synthase → MTRSGDPVTIEVAVDPPYPVIVGTRLLGELDELLGGRHKVAIVHQPVLTETAEVVRSRLADKGVDAHRIEIPDAEEGKDLPVVGFLWEVLGRIGIGRKDALVSLGGGAATDVAGFAAATWLRGVDIVHVPTTLLGMVDAAVGGKTGINTDAGKNLVGSFHQPHAVLVDLDTLQTLPHNELVAGMAEIVKAGFIADPVILDLIEADPQAAVDPSGDVLAELIRRAIAVKAEVVAADEKESELREILNYGHTLGHAIERREHYQWRHGAAVSVGLVFAAELARLAGRLDDATARRHRTILSALGLPVSYDADALPQLLEYMAGDKKSRAGVLRFVVLDGLGKPGRMAGPDPSLLAAAYAGLAEEAS, encoded by the coding sequence ATGACGCGCTCTGGTGATCCGGTCACCATCGAGGTGGCCGTCGACCCGCCGTACCCGGTGATCGTCGGCACCCGCTTGCTGGGCGAGCTGGACGAACTGCTCGGCGGCCGGCACAAGGTGGCCATCGTCCATCAACCCGTGCTGACCGAGACCGCCGAGGTGGTCCGAAGCCGACTGGCGGACAAGGGCGTTGACGCGCACCGCATCGAGATCCCGGACGCCGAGGAGGGCAAGGACCTCCCGGTGGTGGGCTTCTTGTGGGAGGTATTGGGCCGCATCGGGATCGGACGCAAGGACGCATTGGTCAGCCTTGGCGGCGGTGCGGCCACCGATGTCGCCGGATTCGCGGCGGCCACCTGGCTGCGCGGCGTCGACATCGTGCACGTGCCCACCACGTTGCTCGGCATGGTCGACGCGGCCGTCGGCGGCAAGACCGGGATCAACACCGACGCGGGCAAGAACCTGGTCGGGTCGTTCCATCAGCCGCACGCCGTTCTGGTGGACCTCGACACGCTGCAGACGTTGCCGCACAACGAACTTGTGGCCGGGATGGCCGAGATCGTCAAGGCGGGATTCATCGCGGACCCGGTGATCCTCGACCTCATCGAGGCCGACCCGCAGGCCGCCGTCGACCCGTCGGGCGACGTGCTCGCCGAGCTGATCCGACGCGCGATCGCCGTCAAGGCGGAGGTGGTGGCCGCCGACGAGAAAGAGTCGGAGCTGCGCGAAATACTCAACTACGGGCACACATTGGGGCACGCCATCGAGCGTCGCGAGCACTATCAGTGGCGGCACGGGGCCGCGGTGTCGGTGGGACTGGTCTTCGCCGCCGAGTTGGCCCGGCTGGCCGGCCGCCTCGACGACGCCACCGCGCGGCGGCACCGCACCATCCTGTCCGCGCTCGGTTTGCCGGTCAGCTATGACGCCGACGCACTGCCGCAGTTGCTGGAATACATGGCGGGAGACAAGAAGTCGCGGGCCGGTGTGCTGCGGTTCGTGGTCCTCGACGGCCTGGGCAAGCCGGGCCGGATGGCCGGCCCCGACCCGTCGCTGTTGGCGGCGGCCTATGCCGGACTCGCGGAGGAGGCTTCGTGA
- a CDS encoding shikimate kinase: MAPRAVLVGLPGSGKSTIGRRLAKALGVDFLDTDAAIEQQTGRRIADIFATDGEPEFRRIEEEVVRAALAGHDGVVSLGGGAVTSTGVRAALAGHTVIYLEISASEGVRRTGGNAVRPLLAGPDRADKYRALLAERSPLYRRAATIRVDTNRRNPGAVVRYIVSRLQAPAGAAT, translated from the coding sequence ATGGCGCCCAGGGCGGTCCTGGTGGGCCTGCCGGGGTCGGGCAAGTCCACCATCGGCCGGCGGCTGGCCAAGGCGCTCGGCGTCGATTTCCTGGACACCGACGCGGCCATCGAGCAGCAGACCGGGCGCCGCATCGCCGACATCTTCGCCACCGACGGCGAGCCGGAATTCCGCCGCATCGAGGAAGAGGTGGTGCGCGCCGCGCTGGCCGGCCACGACGGCGTGGTTTCGCTCGGGGGCGGCGCCGTCACCAGCACGGGGGTGCGTGCGGCGCTCGCCGGTCACACCGTCATCTACCTGGAGATCAGCGCCTCCGAAGGCGTGCGCCGCACCGGCGGCAACGCCGTGCGTCCGCTGCTGGCCGGCCCCGATCGGGCCGACAAGTACCGCGCGCTGCTGGCCGAGCGCAGCCCGCTGTACCGGCGGGCGGCCACCATCCGCGTCGACACCAACCGGCGCAACCCCGGCGCGGTGGTCCGCTACATCGTCTCGCGGTTGCAGGCTCCCGCCGGGGCGGCCACATGA
- the aroC gene encoding chorismate synthase — MLRWITAGESHGRALVAVLEGMVAGVEVSSLDISEQLARRRLGYGRGARMAFERDAVSVLSGVRHGVTLGGPIAVEIGNTEWPKWETVMAADPVDPGELADSARNAPLTRPRPGHADYAGMLKYGFDDARPVLERASARETAARVAAATIARSFLRQALGVEVLSHVIAIGPSAPYDGPPPGPGDLPAIDASPVRAFDKAAEEAMITEIEAAKKDGDTLGGVVEVVVLGLPVGLGSFTSGENRLDSQLAGAVMGIQAIKGVEIGDGFETARRRGSRAHDEMYPGPDGVVRSTNRAGGLEGGMTNGQPLRVRAAMKPISTVPRALATVDMATGDEAVAIHQRSDVCAVPAAGVVVEAMVALVLARAALQKFGGDSLAETRRNVESYRQAVAEREAPAARGTA; from the coding sequence GTGTTGCGTTGGATCACTGCTGGGGAGTCGCATGGCCGCGCGCTGGTGGCCGTGCTCGAAGGCATGGTTGCGGGTGTGGAGGTTTCCTCCCTCGACATCTCGGAACAGTTGGCCCGCCGTCGCCTGGGTTACGGTCGCGGCGCGCGGATGGCGTTCGAGCGCGACGCGGTGAGCGTGCTGTCCGGGGTGCGTCACGGTGTGACCCTCGGCGGGCCCATCGCCGTCGAGATCGGCAATACCGAATGGCCGAAGTGGGAGACCGTGATGGCCGCCGACCCGGTCGACCCGGGCGAGCTGGCCGACAGCGCGCGCAACGCGCCGCTGACCCGGCCGCGGCCCGGCCACGCCGACTACGCGGGCATGCTCAAGTACGGCTTCGACGACGCCCGGCCGGTGCTGGAGCGGGCCAGCGCCCGGGAGACCGCGGCCCGCGTCGCGGCCGCCACCATCGCCCGCTCGTTCCTGCGTCAGGCGCTCGGCGTCGAGGTGCTATCGCACGTCATCGCGATCGGCCCGTCGGCGCCCTACGACGGCCCGCCGCCCGGCCCGGGCGACCTGCCCGCGATCGACGCCAGCCCGGTGCGCGCCTTCGACAAGGCAGCCGAGGAGGCGATGATCACCGAGATCGAGGCCGCCAAGAAGGACGGTGACACGCTCGGCGGTGTGGTCGAGGTGGTGGTCCTGGGCCTGCCCGTCGGGTTGGGCTCGTTCACCAGCGGCGAAAACCGGCTGGACAGCCAGCTCGCCGGCGCCGTCATGGGCATCCAGGCGATCAAGGGCGTCGAGATCGGCGACGGCTTCGAGACGGCACGCCGCCGCGGCAGCCGCGCCCACGACGAGATGTACCCCGGCCCCGACGGTGTGGTCCGCTCTACGAACCGCGCGGGCGGCCTGGAGGGCGGCATGACCAATGGCCAGCCGCTGCGGGTGCGCGCCGCGATGAAGCCCATCTCCACGGTGCCGCGCGCGCTGGCCACGGTCGACATGGCGACCGGTGACGAGGCCGTCGCGATCCACCAGCGCTCGGACGTGTGCGCGGTGCCCGCCGCCGGCGTGGTGGTCGAGGCCATGGTGGCGCTGGTGCTGGCGCGGGCCGCGCTGCAGAAGTTCGGCGGGGATTCGCTGGCCGAGACCCGCCGCAACGTCGAGTCCTACCGGCAGGCGGTCGCCGAGCGGGAGGCGCCGGCCGCGCGGGGGACCGCGTAA
- a CDS encoding acyl-CoA dehydrogenase: MPVGSHQHPATDPAGIDRVLADIAADYRQRLAAGGTEPPLRGLKLIRDQRLGAVRLAREHGGAGYSVPQFFDHLIALAAADPDLAHILRIHYALVEELQVTPRQPGSDRWIAVVAEGGLIGGANAEKSQKPVGGNDRDTRLVSTAGGLRLRGRKFYSTGAQFSDYLRITAQDDENTPTAVVIPVDRAGVEHLDDWDGIGQRQTGSGTTVFHDVAVAPDEVFPLADTIGRNRARGALMQLFLHAIAAGILRALTADAAALVRGRGRTYTFASVGEPTADPQLLQIVGEIDAVAYAAQALVHSAAAELAPALEAARDTGIDPELETRSSIAAARVKVAIQEPALRAASRVFDVGGASAVQASALLDRHWRNLRTLFSHNPTVYKARVLGDVAVNDAELPGSSFF; this comes from the coding sequence ATGCCCGTTGGATCCCACCAGCACCCGGCAACAGATCCGGCGGGGATCGATCGCGTGCTCGCCGACATCGCCGCCGACTATCGCCAGCGGCTGGCCGCCGGCGGAACCGAGCCGCCCCTGCGCGGCCTCAAACTCATCCGGGACCAGCGGTTGGGCGCGGTGCGATTGGCCCGCGAGCACGGCGGCGCCGGCTACTCGGTGCCGCAATTCTTCGACCACCTCATCGCGCTCGCCGCGGCCGACCCCGACCTGGCCCACATCCTGCGGATCCACTACGCGCTGGTTGAGGAGCTCCAGGTCACGCCGAGGCAACCGGGCAGCGACCGGTGGATCGCGGTGGTCGCCGAGGGCGGGCTGATCGGTGGCGCCAACGCCGAAAAGAGCCAGAAGCCGGTGGGCGGCAACGACCGTGACACCCGGCTGGTGTCGACTGCGGGAGGGCTGCGGCTGCGCGGCCGCAAGTTCTACAGCACCGGCGCACAGTTCTCCGACTATCTGCGGATCACCGCGCAGGACGACGAGAACACCCCGACCGCCGTGGTGATCCCGGTGGACCGGGCCGGCGTCGAGCACCTCGACGACTGGGACGGCATCGGCCAGCGCCAAACGGGCAGCGGCACAACGGTGTTCCATGACGTCGCGGTCGCACCCGACGAAGTGTTTCCGCTCGCCGACACCATCGGGCGCAACCGCGCCCGTGGCGCGCTGATGCAGCTGTTCCTGCACGCCATCGCCGCCGGCATCCTGCGGGCCCTGACCGCCGACGCCGCGGCGCTGGTGCGTGGGCGGGGACGCACCTACACCTTCGCCAGTGTCGGGGAGCCCACCGCGGACCCGCAGCTGCTGCAGATCGTCGGCGAGATCGACGCGGTGGCCTACGCCGCGCAGGCACTGGTGCACAGCGCGGCGGCCGAGCTCGCCCCCGCGCTGGAGGCGGCGCGCGACACGGGGATCGATCCCGAGCTGGAAACCCGGTCGTCGATCGCGGCCGCGCGCGTCAAGGTCGCGATCCAGGAGCCCGCGCTGCGGGCCGCGTCGCGCGTCTTCGACGTCGGCGGCGCGTCGGCCGTGCAGGCGTCGGCGCTGTTGGACCGGCATTGGCGCAACCTGCGGACGCTGTTCTCGCACAACCCGACCGTCTACAAGGCGCGGGTGCTCGGCGATGTCGCGGTCAACGACGCGGAGCTGCCCGGCAGCAGTTTCTTCTGA
- a CDS encoding prepilin peptidase produces the protein MRIAAACLVLAWLAALSCYDIRERRLPNALTLTGAAAILAVATLAGRGPAALAGTVALTAIYLVVHCAAPDGMGAGDVKLALGLGALTGCFGVGAWFLAALGAPLLTAALGVLARLGGGAGGAATVPHGPSMCLAGAAAVGLALL, from the coding sequence ATGCGGATTGCGGCCGCGTGCCTGGTGCTGGCCTGGTTGGCGGCGTTGAGTTGCTACGACATTCGCGAACGCCGACTGCCCAACGCGCTGACGCTGACCGGGGCCGCGGCGATCCTGGCGGTCGCGACGCTGGCCGGGCGCGGGCCGGCGGCGCTGGCCGGAACCGTGGCCCTGACCGCGATCTACCTGGTGGTGCACTGCGCGGCCCCGGACGGAATGGGCGCCGGTGACGTCAAGCTGGCCCTCGGGCTGGGCGCGCTGACCGGTTGCTTCGGCGTCGGCGCGTGGTTTCTGGCGGCGCTGGGCGCGCCGCTGCTGACCGCGGCGCTCGGGGTCCTCGCCAGGCTCGGCGGCGGCGCCGGCGGCGCGGCCACGGTGCCGCACGGCCCGTCGATGTGTCTGGCCGGCGCGGCGGCGGTGGGGCTGGCGCTGTTGTGA
- a CDS encoding shikimate dehydrogenase, producing MSSTARPASAAPRKAAVLGKPIAHSKSPQLHLAAYHALGLADWTYERIECDAERLPGVVGGFGPEWVGVSVTMPGKFAALRFADERTDRAQRVGSANTLVRTSAGWRADNTDIDGVAGALGSASGWALVCGSGGTAPAAVAGLAQLGVAGVTVVARDPGKAARLVDLGDELGVPTRFCDLDGDGLADEVAGAEVLVSTIPADVAERYAGTFARIGVLLDAVYDPWPTPLAAAVSAAGGRVVSGLQMLLHQAFAQVEQFTGRPAPREAMTCAAAAPQ from the coding sequence GTGTCCTCGACAGCACGCCCCGCTAGCGCGGCCCCCAGGAAGGCGGCCGTGCTCGGCAAGCCGATCGCCCATTCGAAGTCCCCGCAGTTGCACCTGGCCGCCTATCATGCGCTGGGCCTGGCCGACTGGACGTACGAGCGCATCGAATGCGACGCCGAGCGACTGCCCGGTGTGGTCGGCGGCTTCGGCCCCGAATGGGTCGGGGTGTCGGTGACCATGCCCGGCAAGTTCGCCGCCCTGCGATTCGCCGACGAGCGCACCGACCGGGCGCAGCGGGTGGGATCGGCCAACACCCTGGTGCGCACGTCCGCGGGCTGGCGGGCCGACAACACCGACATCGACGGGGTCGCCGGGGCGCTCGGCAGCGCCTCGGGATGGGCGCTCGTCTGTGGATCGGGCGGCACCGCGCCGGCCGCCGTCGCCGGCCTGGCCCAGCTGGGCGTGGCCGGCGTCACCGTGGTGGCCCGCGATCCCGGCAAGGCGGCCCGGCTGGTGGACCTGGGCGACGAGCTGGGCGTGCCGACCCGGTTCTGCGACCTGGACGGCGACGGGTTGGCCGACGAGGTGGCGGGCGCCGAGGTGCTGGTCAGCACCATCCCGGCGGACGTGGCCGAACGATACGCCGGCACCTTCGCACGCATCGGTGTGCTGCTGGACGCCGTCTACGACCCGTGGCCAACGCCGCTGGCCGCCGCGGTGAGCGCCGCAGGCGGGCGGGTGGTCAGCGGCCTGCAGATGCTGCTGCACCAGGCTTTCGCCCAGGTGGAACAGTTCACCGGGCGGCCCGCGCCGCGCGAGGCCATGACTTGCGCGGCGGCCGCACCGCAATAG
- the mltG gene encoding endolytic transglycosylase MltG — translation MVDSARRERAEPEAVGAPAGRRSSRISRKRAKRGRRRRFVGKVVLALLVVVVLAGVFAGGKLWHTLFGPDNDYSGGGKRDLVIQVQAGDSTTNIGETLQKEQVIKTVRAFVNAAHGNSAINSIQPGFYRMRTEIPAANAVARLTDPKSRVGRLVIPEGRQLDDTTDMKTNVVTPGILTLISRATCVDLDGDTRCVRVQDLRAAATNSSALALAVPPWATEPVGELGKDHRRIEGLIAPGTFNVDPAASPESILATLIGAGGEEYVKSGLVDTAQAMGLSPYDILVVASLVQQESNSQDFAKVAQVIYNRLHAHHTLEFDSTVNYPLDRREVATSDADRAQKTPWNTYVSQGLPATAICSPGTDALNAAEHPQPGDWLYFVTIDAQGTTLFTRDYQQHLANIELAKRNGVLDSTPR, via the coding sequence ATGGTTGACAGCGCACGGCGGGAACGGGCCGAGCCGGAGGCGGTGGGTGCGCCGGCGGGGCGCAGGTCCAGCCGCATCTCCCGCAAACGGGCCAAGCGGGGCCGTCGGCGGCGGTTCGTCGGCAAGGTCGTGCTGGCGCTGCTCGTCGTGGTGGTGCTCGCGGGTGTCTTCGCCGGCGGAAAGCTGTGGCACACGCTGTTCGGGCCCGACAACGACTACAGCGGTGGCGGCAAGCGGGACCTGGTGATTCAGGTGCAGGCCGGTGACTCGACCACCAACATCGGCGAGACGCTGCAAAAAGAGCAGGTCATCAAGACGGTCCGGGCGTTCGTCAACGCCGCGCACGGCAACAGCGCCATCAACTCGATCCAGCCCGGCTTCTACCGGATGCGCACTGAAATTCCGGCGGCCAACGCCGTCGCGCGGCTGACCGACCCGAAGAGCCGGGTGGGCCGGCTGGTCATCCCGGAGGGCCGCCAGCTCGACGACACCACCGACATGAAGACCAACGTGGTGACGCCGGGGATCCTGACGCTGATCTCGCGCGCCACCTGCGTGGATCTCGACGGTGACACGCGCTGCGTCCGGGTGCAGGACCTGCGCGCGGCCGCGACAAACAGTTCCGCCTTGGCGTTGGCGGTGCCGCCGTGGGCCACCGAGCCCGTCGGTGAGCTCGGCAAGGACCACCGCCGGATCGAGGGCCTGATCGCGCCGGGCACCTTCAACGTCGATCCGGCCGCGTCGCCGGAGAGCATCCTGGCCACCCTGATCGGCGCCGGCGGCGAGGAGTACGTGAAGTCCGGGCTGGTGGACACCGCCCAGGCCATGGGCCTGTCGCCCTACGACATCCTGGTGGTGGCGTCGCTGGTGCAGCAGGAATCCAACTCACAGGACTTCGCCAAGGTCGCGCAGGTCATCTACAACCGGTTGCACGCCCATCACACGCTCGAGTTCGACTCGACGGTCAACTACCCGCTGGACCGCCGCGAGGTGGCCACCAGCGACGCCGACCGGGCCCAGAAGACGCCGTGGAACACCTACGTGTCGCAGGGCCTGCCTGCCACCGCGATCTGTTCGCCCGGCACCGACGCGCTGAACGCCGCCGAGCATCCGCAGCCCGGTGACTGGCTGTACTTCGTCACCATCGACGCCCAGGGCACGACGCTGTTCACCCGCGACTATCAACAGCATCTGGCCAACATCGAGCTGGCTAAGCGCAACGGTGTCCTCGACAGCACGCCCCGCTAG
- the ruvX gene encoding Holliday junction resolvase RuvX: MVSAQHRLPDRPGDPHQDPGRGRRLGIDVGSVRIGVACSDPDAILATPVETVRRDRNGKHLRRLAALAAELEAVEVVVGLPRTLADRTGPSAIDAIEVADALAQRIAPTPVRLADERLTTVAAQRSLRAAGVRAREQRAVIDQAAAVAILQSWLDQRRAAVAGELSDG; the protein is encoded by the coding sequence GTGGTCTCCGCACAGCACCGCTTGCCTGACCGGCCCGGCGATCCCCACCAGGACCCCGGCCGGGGACGACGGCTCGGCATCGACGTGGGCAGCGTCCGCATCGGCGTGGCCTGCAGCGACCCCGACGCGATCCTGGCCACCCCGGTCGAGACCGTCCGGCGTGACCGCAACGGCAAGCACCTGCGGCGGCTGGCCGCGCTGGCCGCCGAACTCGAGGCCGTCGAGGTGGTCGTCGGCCTGCCGCGCACGCTGGCCGATCGCACCGGCCCGTCGGCGATCGACGCGATCGAGGTGGCCGACGCGCTGGCCCAGCGGATCGCGCCCACCCCGGTGCGGCTGGCCGACGAGCGGCTGACCACGGTGGCCGCGCAGCGTTCGCTGCGCGCGGCCGGGGTGCGGGCCAGGGAGCAGCGTGCGGTGATCGATCAGGCGGCGGCGGTGGCGATCCTGCAGAGTTGGCTGGATCAACGCCGCGCGGCGGTGGCGGGAGAGCTCAGCGATGGTTGA